Proteins co-encoded in one Capillibacterium thermochitinicola genomic window:
- a CDS encoding carboxy terminal-processing peptidase → MKRFSLRSLPVILVIGLILLVLTTSLTGQEPSREQVLTQLVMGSLTAWHYASPSDMNLWSAQAFDLYLKALDYNKRFFTQWDLKTLEPFRTRLDDEVRRGTTEFYNLSWTLLSKRLREIQGYIDTFLAEPLDFEVQEYIELDPKKRDYPKDSAALKELWRKLVKAQTLNVYLDLLLAEENATETLAGKFQAIKGRALQPELEEQARTKVKNDLNRVIRRILEEKAEDRFARYLNALTRSFDPHSNYLAPKAKADFDIEMSGTLEGIGATLQEEGEYIKVVSIEPGGPSWRQGQLKAGDIILKVAQGDEEPVDLTNMPVDEAVLLIRGKKGTEVRLTVKKPDGQIEVISIIRDVVSFEGKYARSTVIETGKAGPKVGYIAIPSFYHDFNNPNGRTSAGDVRKELERLKKENVAGIILDLRDNLGGALDDAVKMAGLFIESGPIVQSKNKKGEISVFYDPDPAVVYEGPLVVMVNTMSASASEILAAALQDYGRAVIVGSAHTFGKGTVQGMISLDHFLDYLFPRYASFKPLGSLKFMEEKYYRINGGATQLEGVQADLVLPDPYAYLEIGERYHEYALPWDKVAPLSYKPWASAAWNLAELKANSARRLADHPGFALVQKNIEQVRKQRESTLQPLQLAEFIEQQRKVQLEAEKLNTAPQPTIGAGWNFIGQRAQDEVHAAREKEWLDQLQTDLYLEEAVHVLLDIVRAGSQAAAA, encoded by the coding sequence ATGAAACGATTTTCTTTGCGCTCTCTACCTGTTATTTTAGTGATTGGTCTCATCTTATTGGTGTTGACCACTTCTTTGACCGGACAGGAGCCCAGCCGGGAGCAGGTTTTAACCCAGCTGGTGATGGGTTCCCTTACGGCCTGGCATTATGCTTCCCCTTCCGATATGAATCTTTGGTCGGCGCAAGCCTTTGACCTTTACCTGAAGGCGCTCGATTATAATAAACGCTTTTTTACGCAGTGGGATCTGAAAACATTAGAACCTTTCCGTACCAGGCTCGATGATGAGGTGCGCCGGGGGACTACGGAATTTTATAATCTTTCCTGGACCCTGCTGAGTAAACGCCTCCGGGAAATACAGGGTTATATTGATACGTTTTTGGCGGAACCCCTGGATTTTGAGGTCCAGGAGTATATTGAGCTTGATCCGAAGAAAAGAGATTATCCGAAGGATTCGGCCGCCCTCAAGGAATTATGGCGTAAACTGGTTAAAGCGCAGACTCTCAACGTCTATCTGGATCTCTTGTTGGCGGAGGAAAACGCCACGGAGACCTTGGCCGGAAAATTCCAGGCGATCAAAGGCCGGGCCCTCCAGCCGGAATTGGAGGAGCAAGCCCGGACGAAAGTGAAAAACGATCTGAACCGGGTTATTCGGCGGATTCTGGAGGAAAAAGCGGAAGACCGCTTTGCCCGGTACCTTAATGCGTTAACCCGCAGTTTTGATCCGCACAGTAACTACCTTGCCCCCAAGGCAAAGGCCGATTTCGACATCGAGATGAGCGGCACCTTGGAAGGGATTGGTGCCACCTTGCAGGAAGAGGGCGAATATATCAAAGTTGTCAGCATTGAACCGGGTGGGCCGTCCTGGCGGCAAGGGCAATTGAAGGCCGGTGATATTATCCTCAAAGTGGCCCAGGGGGATGAGGAACCGGTCGATTTGACCAACATGCCGGTGGATGAAGCGGTGCTGCTGATCCGGGGAAAAAAGGGGACCGAAGTAAGATTGACCGTCAAGAAGCCGGACGGGCAGATCGAGGTTATTTCGATCATCCGTGATGTGGTTAGCTTTGAAGGAAAGTACGCCCGGTCGACGGTGATCGAAACCGGGAAAGCCGGACCCAAGGTGGGATATATCGCAATTCCCTCGTTTTATCATGACTTTAATAACCCCAACGGCCGGACTTCCGCGGGCGATGTCCGGAAGGAACTGGAGCGTCTGAAGAAGGAAAATGTGGCCGGAATCATTCTTGACCTCCGGGACAACCTGGGGGGCGCCCTGGATGATGCGGTCAAGATGGCCGGGCTATTCATCGAATCCGGCCCCATTGTGCAGTCGAAGAACAAAAAAGGGGAGATTAGCGTCTTTTATGACCCGGACCCGGCCGTGGTGTATGAGGGGCCCTTGGTAGTGATGGTCAATACCATGAGTGCCTCGGCTTCGGAGATCCTGGCCGCCGCCTTGCAGGATTACGGCCGCGCCGTGATTGTGGGCAGCGCCCATACTTTCGGGAAAGGGACGGTTCAGGGCATGATCAGCCTTGACCACTTTCTGGATTATCTTTTCCCGCGGTACGCTTCGTTTAAACCCCTTGGTTCTTTGAAGTTTATGGAAGAAAAGTATTACCGGATTAACGGCGGGGCAACCCAGTTGGAAGGGGTGCAAGCGGATCTGGTCCTGCCCGACCCCTACGCTTACCTGGAGATTGGGGAGCGGTACCATGAGTATGCGCTGCCGTGGGATAAAGTCGCTCCGCTCTCCTACAAGCCTTGGGCTAGTGCCGCCTGGAATTTGGCGGAGTTGAAAGCCAACAGTGCCCGGCGGCTTGCCGACCATCCGGGCTTTGCCTTAGTACAAAAAAATATTGAGCAGGTCCGGAAACAACGGGAATCGACTTTACAACCTTTACAGCTGGCCGAGTTTATCGAACAGCAGCGAAAGGTGCAGCTGGAAGCCGAAAAATTGAACACGGCGCCGCAGCCGACAATCGGGGCGGGCTGGAACTTCATCGGCCAAAGAGCGCAAGACGAAGTTCACGCCGCCCGGGAAAAGGAATGGCTGGATCAGCTCCAGACCGATTTATACCTGGAAGAAGCGGTCCATGTGCTTTTGGATATCGTCAGGGCCGGCAGCCAAGCGGCGGCCGCCTA
- a CDS encoding ABC-F family ATP-binding cassette domain-containing protein — translation MITAVNLSKAYGEQVLFTGANFRINPGERIGLVGRNGHGKTTLLRLLAGEEEPDQGTISFPKHYTIGYLKQHLSFTRPTLLEEACLGLPPTQQGESWRVEKILLGLGFTKEDFKRPPGEFSGGLQVRLNLAKVLVAEPNLLLLDEPSNYLDITSIRWLIRFLQAWPNELILVTHDRHLMDQVITHTLGIHRQKLRKLAGNTAKFYEQIAKEEEIYEKTRINEEKRRKEIEAFINRFRYKATLSSRVQSRIKMLEKQERLEKLTKPEVLEFTFPEAPMPGKLILEAKDLSFAYQPAGPLLIDQLSFTVGKNDRIGIIGKNGKGKTTLLRLLAGELKPIKGSISRHPALQTGYYGQTNVERLDPQKTILEELMATSPTCTLDQARKISGLFMFSGDLALKKIAVLSGGEKSRVLLSKLLLAPSNLLLLDEPTNHLDMEACDSLLEALDAYNGALILVTHNEMYLHALVNKLIVFDRDRVFFFDGNYQRFLDEIGWEADREDASSPQKDRTPSAPPANLRKVLRQEKAEIINRRSAVLTPLAAKINQLEAAIAALEEELQKNNEALIAASTTGCGETIAKLSKRNAEINRETERLYTELAKVTDDYERAAAAFEAELENLSTG, via the coding sequence TTGATCACAGCAGTCAATCTTTCCAAAGCCTACGGGGAGCAGGTCCTTTTTACCGGTGCCAATTTCCGCATCAACCCCGGCGAACGGATCGGTCTGGTCGGCCGGAACGGTCACGGCAAGACCACCCTGCTTCGCCTGCTGGCGGGGGAGGAGGAGCCGGATCAAGGCACCATTTCCTTTCCCAAACACTACACCATCGGTTACCTCAAACAGCATTTAAGTTTTACCCGCCCCACTCTTCTCGAAGAAGCCTGCCTGGGTCTTCCCCCTACCCAACAGGGTGAGAGTTGGCGGGTGGAAAAGATCCTGCTCGGTCTGGGCTTCACCAAAGAAGACTTTAAGCGTCCCCCGGGAGAATTCTCCGGTGGCTTGCAAGTCCGTCTCAACTTGGCCAAGGTCCTGGTGGCCGAACCCAACCTCCTCCTTTTGGACGAACCTTCCAACTACTTGGATATTACGTCAATCCGCTGGCTCATCCGTTTCTTGCAGGCGTGGCCGAATGAACTTATCCTGGTCACTCACGATCGCCATCTCATGGACCAGGTAATCACCCATACTTTAGGAATCCACCGCCAAAAACTGCGCAAGCTGGCGGGTAACACCGCGAAATTCTATGAGCAGATCGCCAAAGAAGAAGAGATCTACGAGAAAACCCGGATTAACGAGGAGAAGAGACGAAAAGAGATCGAAGCTTTTATCAACCGCTTCCGCTACAAAGCCACTCTGAGCAGCCGGGTCCAGTCCCGCATCAAAATGCTGGAAAAGCAGGAACGTCTGGAGAAGCTCACCAAACCGGAAGTATTGGAATTTACCTTTCCCGAAGCCCCGATGCCGGGCAAGCTGATCCTGGAGGCCAAAGACCTTTCCTTCGCCTACCAACCGGCCGGGCCGCTTTTAATCGATCAACTCAGTTTTACCGTTGGCAAAAACGACCGGATCGGGATCATCGGTAAAAACGGGAAGGGCAAGACTACCCTCTTGCGGCTGCTGGCCGGCGAACTGAAACCCATAAAAGGGTCCATCAGCAGACATCCCGCCCTCCAAACCGGTTATTACGGCCAGACCAACGTAGAGCGGCTGGATCCGCAGAAAACCATTCTCGAGGAGCTGATGGCCACTTCCCCCACCTGTACTCTGGATCAGGCACGCAAAATCAGCGGCCTCTTCATGTTCAGCGGCGATCTGGCCCTCAAAAAGATTGCCGTCCTCTCCGGGGGCGAAAAAAGCCGCGTCCTGTTGAGCAAATTACTCCTGGCCCCCAGTAACCTGCTGCTCCTGGATGAGCCCACCAACCATCTGGATATGGAGGCCTGCGATTCACTGTTGGAAGCGCTGGACGCCTACAACGGCGCGTTAATCCTGGTCACCCACAATGAAATGTATCTTCATGCGCTGGTCAACAAGTTGATCGTCTTCGACCGGGACCGGGTCTTCTTTTTTGACGGCAATTACCAGCGTTTTCTGGACGAAATCGGCTGGGAAGCCGACCGGGAAGACGCCTCGTCGCCACAAAAGGACCGCACACCCTCCGCCCCGCCCGCCAACCTCCGGAAGGTTCTCCGGCAGGAAAAGGCCGAGATCATTAACCGCCGCTCGGCGGTGTTAACACCGCTCGCCGCCAAAATCAACCAGTTGGAAGCGGCCATTGCCGCTCTGGAAGAAGAACTGCAGAAGAATAACGAAGCGTTAATCGCCGCCTCAACCACCGGTTGCGGGGAGACCATCGCCAAGCTTTCCAAGCGCAACGCCGAAATTAACCGCGAAACGGAGCGGCTCTATACCGAACTGGCCAAGGTCACCGACGACTATGAACGGGCCGCCGCCGCCTTCGAAGCCGAACTGGAGAATTTAAGTACCGGTTAA
- a CDS encoding peptidase U32 family protein: MKKPELLVPAGDLEKLRTAILYGADAVYTGVEGLSLRAQQAEMTTAELAEGVRMAHQRGVKVYAAINISARNSDLALVKEKTGELAAIGVDGVILSDPGVLSLVRRVDPHLPVHLSTQASTTNTEAVRFWHEQGVSRIVLARELNLEEIAAIARDVPEVELEIFIHGAMCLAYSGRCLLSSYLTGRSANRGECTHPCRWEYMLTERTRPDEPLILTEDGRYSYLLSSKDLRMIEYLPEVLAAGVSSLKIEGRMKTVYYVAVVTRTYRWALDAAFKDPEGYRCAPEWLAELDKVSNRGYTTGFYLKHKGEAFAGLNTEKSYRQTYGLAGTVLEYLPEEGKMLVALRNQLNAGDETELLLPETTLTIDSTTMTDEDGHPLAAGHNSYRVYFQVDRPVPAGAVLRRRLTGT; encoded by the coding sequence ATGAAAAAACCGGAGTTACTGGTCCCGGCCGGGGATTTGGAGAAACTACGGACGGCCATCCTTTACGGGGCTGATGCGGTTTATACCGGGGTGGAGGGACTGAGCCTCCGGGCCCAACAGGCCGAGATGACGACGGCGGAGTTGGCGGAAGGAGTACGAATGGCCCACCAACGGGGTGTGAAGGTGTATGCGGCGATCAACATATCGGCCCGGAACAGCGATCTGGCGTTGGTCAAAGAGAAAACGGGTGAACTGGCTGCGATCGGGGTCGACGGCGTGATCCTGAGCGACCCGGGGGTGCTCTCGCTTGTCCGGCGGGTGGACCCCCACCTGCCGGTGCACCTTAGCACCCAGGCGAGTACCACCAACACCGAAGCAGTCCGGTTTTGGCATGAGCAAGGGGTCAGCCGGATTGTGTTGGCCCGGGAGCTGAATCTGGAAGAGATCGCCGCCATAGCGCGGGATGTTCCCGAGGTTGAACTGGAGATCTTTATCCACGGCGCGATGTGCCTGGCCTACTCGGGCCGGTGTTTACTCTCTTCCTACCTGACGGGGCGGAGTGCCAACCGGGGCGAATGTACCCATCCTTGCCGCTGGGAGTACATGTTGACGGAACGGACCAGGCCGGACGAACCGCTTATTTTGACTGAAGACGGGCGGTACAGTTACTTGCTTAGTTCCAAGGATCTCCGGATGATCGAGTATTTGCCGGAAGTGTTGGCGGCCGGGGTTTCCAGTTTAAAGATTGAGGGGCGGATGAAGACCGTCTATTACGTGGCGGTGGTGACGAGGACCTACCGGTGGGCGTTGGATGCGGCGTTCAAGGATCCGGAAGGGTACCGCTGTGCGCCCGAATGGCTGGCGGAGCTGGACAAGGTCTCCAACCGGGGTTATACCACCGGATTTTACCTCAAACACAAAGGAGAGGCCTTTGCCGGGCTGAATACGGAAAAAAGTTACCGGCAGACGTACGGTCTGGCGGGGACCGTCCTTGAGTATCTGCCGGAGGAAGGAAAGATGTTGGTGGCGCTCAGGAACCAATTAAACGCGGGTGATGAGACGGAATTATTGCTCCCGGAGACGACGCTGACCATTGATTCCACCACCATGACCGACGAGGACGGCCACCCGTTGGCGGCCGGGCACAACAGTTACCGGGTATATTTCCAAGTCGACCGGCCGGTGCCGGCCGGGGCGGTTTTGCGCCGCCGTTTAACCGGTACTTAA
- a CDS encoding quaternary amine ABC transporter ATP-binding protein, translating to MKEKIVVKNLTKVFGSRPWLALDRLKKGWTKREILQKYGQTVGVNNVSFTIYEGEFFVIMGLSGSGKSTLIRCFNLLNKPTAGEILVDGENIVKYDQNRLRKFRQEKVAMVFQQFGLFTHRTVLGNVEYGLEIKGVDKNKRREIALKTLVEVGLKGWEDKMPQELSGGMQQRVGLARALANDPDILLMDEPFSALDPLIRREMQSELLDLQAKMKKTIIFITHDLNEAFKLGDRVAVMKDGSIVQIGTPEEILNHPSNEYIAEFVKDIDRTKIVRAKDIMQRANALVSLKDGVRGAIKEMQDNGISSVFVVDKERRLRGIVTIDDCIAAVKEGRSLEQILRHDYYTTDEEASIQDLLDQGVKTKYPIVVVNAERRILGIIVRTSILAGLLGKNNQA from the coding sequence ATGAAGGAAAAAATAGTAGTAAAGAATCTAACAAAAGTTTTTGGCTCAAGGCCGTGGTTGGCCCTGGACCGGCTTAAAAAGGGCTGGACGAAAAGGGAGATTCTGCAGAAATACGGTCAAACCGTTGGGGTGAACAATGTTTCGTTTACGATTTATGAGGGTGAATTCTTTGTTATTATGGGCCTCTCGGGGAGCGGTAAATCAACCTTAATCCGCTGTTTTAACCTGTTAAATAAGCCGACTGCCGGGGAGATCCTGGTGGATGGGGAGAATATTGTTAAATACGACCAAAACCGGCTCCGGAAATTTCGCCAAGAAAAAGTGGCCATGGTCTTCCAGCAGTTTGGCCTGTTCACCCACCGGACAGTTTTAGGCAATGTCGAGTACGGCTTGGAGATTAAAGGAGTCGATAAAAACAAACGCCGGGAGATTGCCCTTAAAACTTTAGTGGAGGTCGGGCTGAAAGGTTGGGAAGATAAGATGCCCCAGGAGCTGAGCGGCGGGATGCAACAAAGGGTTGGTTTAGCTCGGGCGCTGGCCAATGACCCCGACATTTTATTGATGGATGAACCCTTTAGTGCCTTGGATCCCCTGATCCGCCGGGAAATGCAGTCGGAGCTTTTGGATTTACAAGCGAAGATGAAGAAAACAATCATCTTTATCACCCATGATCTGAATGAAGCCTTCAAGTTGGGGGACCGCGTTGCGGTGATGAAGGATGGTTCTATTGTGCAGATTGGGACCCCGGAAGAGATCTTGAACCACCCTTCCAATGAATACATTGCCGAATTTGTTAAGGACATTGATCGAACAAAGATCGTGCGGGCGAAAGATATTATGCAACGGGCTAATGCTTTAGTTTCCCTCAAGGACGGGGTGCGGGGCGCGATCAAAGAGATGCAAGACAACGGGATTTCCAGTGTTTTTGTGGTCGATAAGGAGCGGAGACTCAGGGGAATTGTCACGATTGATGATTGTATCGCCGCAGTGAAGGAGGGCCGCTCTTTAGAACAGATCTTACGACATGATTATTATACGACGGACGAAGAAGCTTCGATCCAAGATTTGCTTGATCAAGGGGTCAAGACGAAGTACCCGATAGTGGTTGTCAACGCGGAACGGCGTATTTTAGGGATCATTGTGCGCACCTCTATTTTAGCAGGGTTATTGGGCAAGAACAATCAGGCTTGA
- a CDS encoding glycine betaine ABC transporter substrate-binding protein — MVLITLGLGCSGARAADPHGSGEKPTLVLADAGWDSIRIHNAIAATIIEKGYGYKTEVLTGSSPIVIQGLRQGDIDICMETWTDNILELYQEGIAQGEIIELSVNFDDNAQGLYVPTYVIKGDPERGIPPLAPDLKSIKDLPRYWQIFRDPDNPAQGRIYGSPPGWAADRILRTKMETYNLQERYDYFNPGSDTALNTSLVSAYEKGEPWVGYYWDPTWITGKYDLTLLADEPYSSDKWEAGYACEFPGVKVTVAVNSGLREKAADVMEFLKNYRTSTKITSQLLAFMQDHEGDIEATVQWFFTEYEDLWTSWVSPAVAVAVKGERPESPARFQKGFTQFPAEIRLDLGTHVEKLIVWLTANFQGFFAWLKAGVLGIVSMIQRTFKFIPWFILIILLFLLGWKLGRWETGLLYALMVLTIGGLGLWEEMLLTLSIVLTAVLISVAIGIPVGILMAYNNKVEAFVKPLLDGAQTMPSFVYLIPAMIFFGLGTVPAVFATIIYAVPPCIRLTNLGIRGVPRTMKEAAYAFGSSRWQVLTKVELPQAIPTIMAGINQTTMAAMSMVVISSMIGAKGLGENVLIAINRTDIAMGFDAGISIVFLAIIIDRVTQRISNRPTARKKQRGG, encoded by the coding sequence GTGGTCCTCATTACCCTGGGGTTGGGTTGTAGTGGGGCAAGGGCGGCCGACCCCCACGGGTCTGGAGAAAAGCCCACGCTGGTTTTGGCCGATGCCGGTTGGGATAGTATCCGAATCCATAATGCGATTGCCGCTACGATCATCGAAAAGGGGTACGGATACAAAACGGAGGTGTTGACCGGTTCTTCCCCCATCGTCATTCAGGGACTCCGGCAAGGGGATATTGATATTTGTATGGAAACGTGGACGGATAACATTCTCGAACTCTACCAGGAGGGAATCGCGCAGGGCGAGATCATTGAGTTATCAGTTAACTTTGATGATAATGCCCAGGGTTTATATGTTCCGACCTATGTGATTAAAGGCGATCCGGAGCGGGGAATTCCGCCCTTGGCTCCTGATTTAAAATCGATTAAAGATTTACCTCGCTACTGGCAAATATTCCGGGATCCCGACAACCCGGCGCAGGGCCGGATCTATGGTTCACCGCCGGGATGGGCGGCTGATCGGATCCTCCGGACCAAAATGGAGACATATAATTTGCAAGAAAGGTATGACTACTTTAACCCCGGTTCGGACACGGCACTCAATACTTCACTGGTTTCCGCCTATGAGAAGGGGGAACCGTGGGTCGGATATTACTGGGATCCAACCTGGATTACCGGTAAATATGATCTGACCTTGCTCGCCGATGAACCATATTCCAGCGATAAATGGGAGGCCGGTTACGCCTGTGAATTCCCGGGGGTGAAAGTAACGGTTGCGGTTAATTCCGGCTTAAGGGAGAAGGCCGCGGACGTTATGGAATTCTTAAAAAATTACCGGACAAGTACGAAAATCACCAGTCAACTTCTGGCTTTTATGCAGGACCATGAGGGGGATATCGAAGCCACAGTGCAGTGGTTTTTTACGGAGTATGAAGACCTCTGGACGAGCTGGGTTTCGCCCGCAGTGGCCGTGGCGGTTAAAGGAGAACGGCCGGAAAGTCCCGCCCGGTTCCAAAAGGGTTTTACGCAATTTCCCGCCGAAATCCGTCTTGACTTAGGGACCCATGTGGAGAAATTAATTGTTTGGTTAACCGCGAATTTTCAAGGTTTCTTTGCTTGGTTGAAAGCCGGTGTTCTTGGGATCGTTTCCATGATACAAAGGACTTTCAAATTTATCCCCTGGTTTATCCTAATAATCCTGCTGTTTTTATTAGGCTGGAAGCTGGGCCGCTGGGAAACCGGTCTTTTATATGCTTTGATGGTCTTGACCATTGGCGGGCTGGGACTTTGGGAAGAGATGCTTCTTACCCTCTCCATTGTTCTCACCGCGGTGCTCATTTCGGTGGCGATTGGGATTCCCGTTGGGATCCTGATGGCCTATAACAACAAAGTGGAGGCCTTTGTCAAGCCCTTGCTTGATGGGGCCCAGACGATGCCCAGTTTTGTTTATCTCATTCCGGCCATGATTTTCTTTGGTTTAGGAACAGTTCCGGCCGTGTTTGCGACGATTATCTACGCGGTTCCGCCTTGTATCCGCTTAACGAATTTAGGGATCAGGGGAGTACCAAGGACGATGAAAGAAGCGGCCTATGCTTTTGGCTCCTCCCGCTGGCAAGTACTGACGAAAGTTGAGTTGCCACAAGCCATCCCCACGATTATGGCGGGAATCAACCAAACAACAATGGCCGCCATGTCGATGGTGGTAATCTCCTCGATGATTGGGGCAAAAGGGCTGGGTGAAAACGTATTAATTGCGATTAACCGCACGGATATTGCCATGGGTTTTGATGCGGGAATCAGCATCGTTTTCCTGGCGATTATCATTGACCGGGTAACCCAGAGAATATCCAACCGCCCGACAGCCCGTAAAAAGCAGAGAGGAGGTTAG
- a CDS encoding protein kinase domain-containing protein, translating to MPSPPEHKQLKDYGIIKLRTFKPTNRLGFKYLKGKHQPTGKQVFIKLDPSSGQIAAREATLLKILNDHPYRVHFPLLVAHKPRGRNAFVATEFIPGTTLKVFLTKQAPLTAAQTNSILEQLVRILDVLHKKRIIHRDIRPQNLMVSLAGGKPLLLLIDFAFAVALKPNPLPELPFLLARPQLLRRLGGSYRAAADFWDDAYSIQKIAQLIAPDYRRKYPLVGQALDKAMGRLTFPYSPT from the coding sequence ATGCCGTCACCTCCGGAACATAAGCAGCTCAAAGATTACGGCATCATCAAGCTCCGCACCTTCAAACCAACCAACCGTTTGGGCTTCAAGTACTTAAAAGGGAAACACCAACCCACTGGGAAACAGGTCTTTATTAAGCTTGATCCCTCTTCCGGGCAGATCGCCGCCCGGGAAGCAACATTACTGAAGATCCTTAACGACCATCCTTACCGCGTTCACTTTCCCCTGCTGGTCGCCCACAAACCCCGCGGCCGTAATGCTTTTGTCGCCACCGAATTTATTCCCGGGACAACCTTAAAGGTTTTTCTTACCAAGCAAGCCCCGTTAACGGCGGCGCAAACCAACTCCATCCTTGAGCAACTAGTCCGGATTCTGGATGTTTTGCATAAGAAGAGAATTATCCACCGGGATATTCGCCCGCAAAACCTGATGGTCAGTCTGGCCGGGGGAAAACCCCTTTTGCTTTTAATCGACTTCGCCTTTGCCGTCGCCCTTAAGCCCAATCCTTTACCCGAACTTCCTTTTTTATTAGCGCGCCCACAGCTCCTCCGGCGTCTGGGCGGAAGCTACCGCGCCGCAGCCGACTTCTGGGATGATGCTTATTCGATACAGAAAATCGCCCAACTGATTGCACCGGACTACCGCCGTAAATACCCGCTGGTCGGGCAGGCGCTTGACAAGGCCATGGGGCGGCTTACTTTTCCCTATTCCCCAACCTAG
- a CDS encoding heavy-metal-associated domain-containing protein: MEKVIQIEGMSCQHCVGHVETALRQVAGVRTVRVDLAQKRATVEVDATVTDEQLKNAVEELGYDVKAIKDA; this comes from the coding sequence ATGGAAAAGGTCATTCAGATCGAAGGAATGAGTTGCCAGCATTGTGTGGGACATGTTGAAACTGCCTTGCGACAAGTGGCGGGGGTACGAACAGTCCGGGTTGACTTGGCCCAGAAAAGAGCAACGGTCGAAGTGGACGCGACGGTCACCGATGAACAACTGAAAAACGCCGTTGAAGAGCTGGGCTATGATGTAAAGGCGATTAAGGACGCCTAG